In Amycolatopsis jiangsuensis, the following proteins share a genomic window:
- a CDS encoding TetR/AcrR family transcriptional regulator has protein sequence MPRPREFDETQAVEGAMNAFWARGFEATSTDDLCAATGLGRSSIYNTFSSKRTLFRRALDHYRQLGIESRAATLERATDGLDAIRRLLADLVADEMDNGRRGCLVVNTIAEFGTTDAEISAQLDADTEAYLSALRHFARAGQADGSITRDRDALDIAQFVHSTVSGLRVMSRRGAAQSALEAVVDIAVAAVARR, from the coding sequence ATGCCACGACCGCGCGAGTTCGACGAGACCCAGGCCGTCGAGGGTGCGATGAACGCGTTCTGGGCCCGCGGCTTCGAAGCGACCTCGACCGACGACCTGTGCGCTGCCACCGGTCTCGGCCGCAGCAGCATCTACAACACGTTCTCCAGCAAACGCACGCTGTTCCGGCGCGCGCTCGACCACTACCGGCAGCTCGGCATCGAGAGCCGGGCGGCAACACTGGAGCGCGCCACCGACGGTCTCGACGCGATTCGGCGACTGCTGGCCGACCTCGTGGCCGACGAGATGGACAACGGCCGGCGCGGCTGCCTGGTCGTCAACACCATCGCCGAATTCGGGACCACCGACGCGGAAATCTCCGCACAGCTCGACGCCGACACCGAGGCCTACCTTTCGGCGCTCCGGCATTTCGCCCGGGCGGGCCAGGCCGACGGCAGCATCACGCGCGACCGCGACGCGCTCGACATCGCGCAATTCGTGCACAGCACGGTTTCCGGCCTGCGGGTGATGTCGCGACGTGGCGCCGCGCAGTCCGCACTGGAAGCAGTGGTGGACATCGCCGTGGCAGCGGTCGCGCGCCGCTGA
- a CDS encoding acyl-CoA thioesterase, producing MPLRVRYHECDGQGVVFNAHYLAYVDMAAFEVEKALFGSHRDFLATGLDLVVAESNLRYHAPCRFDDELVVSAFLTHLGSTSLIFDHEIRRGALLTTEARVRYVFVDQKTFRPRQPPDEVRDRYLPFLPTPEHA from the coding sequence ATGCCCCTGCGGGTGCGCTACCACGAATGCGACGGGCAGGGCGTCGTGTTCAACGCGCACTACCTCGCGTACGTGGACATGGCCGCGTTCGAGGTCGAGAAGGCGCTGTTCGGCTCGCACCGGGACTTCCTCGCCACCGGACTGGACCTCGTGGTCGCCGAGTCGAATCTGCGCTACCACGCACCCTGCCGCTTCGACGACGAACTGGTCGTCTCCGCGTTCCTCACCCACCTCGGCTCGACCTCGCTGATCTTCGACCACGAGATCCGGCGCGGTGCGCTGCTCACCACCGAGGCCCGCGTGCGCTACGTGTTCGTCGACCAGAAGACGTTCCGCCCGCGGCAGCCACCGGACGAGGTCCGCGACCGCTACCTGCCGTTCCTGCCCACGCCCGAGCACGCCTGA
- the fabG gene encoding beta-ketoacyl-ACP reductase codes for MGRSVLVTGGNRGIGLAIARDLAAQGHQVAVTHRGSGAPEGLFGVQADVTDLEQVDAAFAQVEAHQGPVEVLVSNAGLTDDTLLMRMSEDQFERVLNANLTGAFRVAKRASRGMLRGKWGRFVFISSVVGLSGSAGQANYAASKAGLVGFARSLARELGSRNITANVVAPGFVHTDMTDTLPEDRKKEILGAVPAGRYAEPGEIAAAVRYLASDEAGYVNGAVLPVDGGLGLGH; via the coding sequence GTGGGACGGTCGGTCTTGGTCACCGGCGGCAACCGGGGCATCGGGCTCGCGATCGCCCGGGACCTCGCCGCGCAGGGACACCAGGTGGCGGTCACCCACCGCGGGTCCGGGGCGCCGGAGGGGCTTTTCGGGGTCCAGGCGGACGTCACCGACCTCGAGCAGGTCGACGCGGCGTTCGCTCAGGTGGAGGCGCACCAGGGGCCGGTCGAGGTGCTGGTGTCCAACGCCGGGCTCACCGACGACACCCTGCTGATGCGGATGTCCGAGGACCAGTTCGAGCGCGTGCTGAACGCGAACCTGACCGGCGCGTTCCGCGTCGCGAAGCGGGCCTCGCGCGGCATGCTGCGCGGCAAATGGGGCCGGTTCGTGTTCATCTCGTCGGTGGTCGGGCTCTCCGGTTCGGCGGGCCAGGCGAACTACGCCGCGTCGAAAGCCGGCCTCGTCGGCTTCGCCCGCTCGCTCGCCCGCGAGCTCGGCTCGCGCAACATCACCGCGAACGTGGTCGCCCCCGGGTTCGTGCACACCGACATGACCGACACGTTGCCCGAGGACCGCAAGAAGGAGATCCTCGGCGCGGTACCCGCGGGCCGCTACGCCGAACCGGGCGAGATCGCGGCCGCGGTGCGCTACCTGGCCTCCGACGAGGCGGGCTACGTCAACGGCGCGGTGCTCCCCGTCGACGGCGGCCTCGGCCTCGGCCACTGA
- a CDS encoding VWA domain-containing protein, with amino-acid sequence MSLSGFTAPWWFLLLIAVAGVVVAYVLVQRARRRRVFRFANLELLDRVAPRAQGWIRHVPALLLVLSMLVLTVAMAGPTAEQRVPRNRATVMLVIDVSLSMKATDVAPTRLKAAQDAAKQFAQNMTPGVNLGLISFAGTATVLVNPTTDRAGVSKAIDNLKLSESTATGEGIYAAIQSIQNFSSVVGGAEGPPPARIVLMSDGKQTVPQDLYAPRGAYTAAQEAKQAQMPISSISFGTTHGSVDIEGKAQDVRVDDDSLQEIAHLSDGEFYKAASADQLKRVYGDLGEQIGYELKDADASKPWLVAGTLILMIGAGAALLIGQRLP; translated from the coding sequence ATGAGTTTGAGCGGATTCACCGCGCCGTGGTGGTTCCTGTTGCTGATCGCGGTGGCGGGGGTCGTCGTCGCCTATGTGCTGGTGCAGCGGGCGCGGCGCAGGCGGGTGTTCCGGTTCGCGAACCTGGAGTTGCTGGATCGGGTGGCGCCGAGGGCGCAGGGCTGGATCCGGCATGTGCCGGCGCTGCTGCTGGTGTTGTCGATGCTGGTGCTCACGGTGGCGATGGCGGGGCCGACTGCCGAGCAGCGGGTGCCGCGGAACCGGGCGACGGTGATGCTGGTGATCGACGTGTCGTTGTCGATGAAGGCCACCGATGTGGCGCCGACGCGGTTGAAAGCGGCGCAGGACGCGGCCAAGCAGTTCGCGCAGAACATGACGCCGGGGGTCAATCTGGGCCTGATCTCGTTTGCCGGTACGGCGACCGTGCTGGTCAATCCGACCACCGATCGGGCGGGTGTGAGCAAGGCGATCGACAATCTGAAGCTGTCGGAGTCCACTGCCACCGGTGAGGGCATTTACGCGGCGATCCAGTCGATCCAGAACTTCTCCTCGGTGGTGGGCGGGGCCGAGGGGCCGCCGCCGGCGCGGATCGTGCTGATGAGTGACGGCAAGCAGACCGTCCCGCAGGATCTGTACGCGCCGCGCGGCGCCTACACCGCGGCGCAGGAGGCGAAGCAGGCGCAGATGCCGATTTCGTCGATCTCCTTCGGCACCACCCACGGTTCGGTGGACATCGAAGGCAAGGCGCAGGACGTGCGGGTGGACGACGATTCGCTGCAGGAGATCGCGCACCTGTCCGACGGCGAGTTCTACAAGGCGGCGAGCGCGGATCAGCTGAAACGGGTCTACGGGGATCTGGGCGAGCAGATCGGCTACGAGCTCAAGGACGCGGACGCGAGCAAACCGTGGCTGGTGGCCGGCACGTTGATCCTGATGATCGGCGCGGGTGCGGCGCTGCTGATCGGGCAGCGGCTGCCCTGA
- a CDS encoding sensor histidine kinase, giving the protein MRTRLLAVLVTFALAGVAAFAVPLLSTTADQRTAELVISRSSDVERFVVLAQRAVDSGDATVLAAEAEQYSSLYSEAVVVVDAQRVPLVQTGGLTAADPAVRTLVEATLRNQPGPPVEQVTPWTAEPVLVTRPVGTGTRVSGVVVLRASAARAASDVAMRWSAVAAGALVVAALFVLLSVLLARWMVRPLVELETGVLAVSRGRRAQVPERSGPRELRSLAASVNRMSDAVVEAANQQRRLVADTSHQLRNPMAALRLRLDSLAAEVGAHPAHEAATAEVERLERILDGLLTLATAESTATRLAAREDTGEDTEPADLASVTAERVDAWRLSADEAGATLVPRAGHLEPVLVRMPETELAQILDVLLDNAVHHGGRGATITAGWETGPGTVTLLVTDDGPGIPEADLSRATERFWRAGGEGAPRGTGLGLAIAREQTRARGGHLELRAVRPHGLDVRITLPAVVTS; this is encoded by the coding sequence GTGCGGACCCGCCTGCTGGCCGTGCTCGTCACGTTCGCGCTCGCCGGAGTGGCGGCGTTCGCCGTGCCTCTGCTGTCCACGACGGCGGATCAGCGCACCGCGGAGCTGGTCATCTCGCGCAGCAGTGACGTCGAACGCTTCGTCGTGCTCGCGCAACGGGCGGTGGACTCCGGTGACGCGACCGTTCTCGCCGCCGAAGCCGAGCAGTATTCGTCGTTATACAGCGAGGCGGTCGTGGTCGTGGACGCGCAGCGGGTCCCGCTGGTGCAGACCGGCGGCCTCACCGCGGCCGACCCGGCCGTCCGGACGCTGGTCGAGGCGACCCTGCGCAACCAGCCCGGGCCGCCGGTCGAGCAGGTCACACCGTGGACGGCCGAGCCGGTGCTGGTCACGCGTCCGGTCGGCACCGGCACGCGGGTGTCCGGGGTGGTCGTGCTGCGGGCGTCCGCGGCGCGTGCCGCCTCCGACGTCGCCATGCGCTGGAGCGCGGTCGCCGCCGGCGCGCTCGTGGTGGCCGCGTTGTTCGTGCTGCTGTCGGTCCTGCTGGCGCGGTGGATGGTGCGGCCGCTGGTGGAGCTGGAGACCGGGGTACTCGCCGTGTCCCGGGGACGGCGGGCACAGGTTCCGGAGCGGTCGGGACCGCGGGAGCTGCGCTCGCTGGCCGCCTCGGTGAACCGGATGTCCGATGCCGTGGTCGAAGCCGCGAACCAGCAGCGCCGGCTCGTCGCCGACACCTCGCACCAGCTCCGCAATCCGATGGCCGCGCTGCGCCTGCGGCTGGATTCCCTCGCCGCCGAGGTCGGTGCCCACCCGGCGCATGAGGCGGCCACCGCCGAGGTCGAACGGCTGGAACGCATCCTCGACGGCCTGCTCACCCTGGCCACCGCGGAGAGCACCGCCACCCGGCTCGCCGCGCGGGAGGACACCGGTGAGGACACCGAACCGGCCGATCTGGCCTCGGTCACCGCCGAACGAGTCGACGCCTGGCGTCTTTCCGCCGACGAAGCGGGCGCGACGCTCGTGCCCCGCGCGGGGCATCTCGAACCGGTTCTGGTGCGGATGCCGGAAACCGAACTGGCGCAGATTCTCGACGTGCTGCTCGACAACGCCGTCCACCACGGCGGCCGCGGCGCCACCATCACCGCCGGCTGGGAGACCGGCCCGGGCACCGTCACGCTGCTGGTCACCGACGACGGTCCGGGGATCCCCGAAGCGGACCTTTCCCGTGCCACCGAACGGTTCTGGCGCGCCGGCGGCGAAGGCGCGCCCCGCGGGACCGGGCTCGGGCTGGCGATCGCCCGGGAGCAGACCCGCGCCCGCGGCGGGCACCTGGAACTGCGCGCGGTGCGACCCCACGGACTCGATGTCCGCATCACGCTGCCCGCGGTGGTGACGTCATGA
- a CDS encoding tRNA (cytidine(34)-2'-O)-methyltransferase produces MFRILFYRPEIPPNTGNAIRLAANTGCELHLVEPLGFTLEDKQLRRAGLDYHDLARVRVHADLPSAWQALLPAKVYAFSASATRRYTDVAYEPGDVLLFGPESAGLPADVQHAPEITDRLRLPMLPTSRSLNLANTAAITLYEAWRQNGFATA; encoded by the coding sequence GTGTTCCGCATCCTGTTCTACCGTCCCGAAATCCCGCCGAACACCGGTAACGCGATCCGGCTCGCCGCGAACACCGGCTGCGAACTGCACCTCGTCGAACCACTCGGGTTCACGCTCGAGGACAAGCAGCTGCGCCGCGCCGGCCTCGACTACCACGACCTCGCCCGGGTCCGCGTCCACGCCGACCTCCCGTCCGCCTGGCAGGCCCTGCTGCCCGCCAAGGTGTACGCGTTCAGCGCCTCGGCGACCCGGCGCTACACCGACGTCGCCTACGAACCGGGCGACGTGCTGCTGTTCGGCCCGGAATCCGCCGGCCTACCCGCGGACGTCCAGCACGCCCCGGAGATCACCGACCGGCTACGGCTGCCGATGCTGCCCACCAGCCGTTCGCTGAACCTGGCCAACACCGCCGCGATCACCCTGTACGAAGCCTGGCGCCAGAACGGCTTCGCCACCGCCTGA
- a CDS encoding DUF58 domain-containing protein, whose product MEAGLRTLELDVRRRLDGLLQGNHLGLVPGPGSEPGEARPYQPGDDVRRMDWAVTARTTTPHIRETVADRELETWVVADLSASLDFGTALCEKRDLVVCATAAVAHLTGGGGNRIGALISNGQDSVRIPARGGLAHARGLVRRLAETPRAPEGVRGDFAGALEQLRRPPRRRGLAVVISDFLGPGDWERPLRALGARHELIAVEILDPRDVDLPEVGTVVLADPETGRQREVHASALLRKEFGAAAQAHRQQVAAGLRRAGAAHLVLRTDSDWIADLVRFAVARKRRWSGGAA is encoded by the coding sequence ATGGAGGCCGGGCTGCGCACCCTCGAGCTCGACGTGCGCCGCCGGCTGGACGGGCTGCTGCAGGGCAACCACCTCGGTCTCGTGCCGGGGCCCGGTTCGGAGCCCGGCGAGGCCCGGCCCTACCAGCCGGGCGACGACGTGCGCCGGATGGACTGGGCGGTCACCGCCCGTACCACCACGCCGCACATCCGGGAGACGGTGGCCGACCGTGAGCTGGAGACCTGGGTGGTCGCGGACCTGTCGGCGAGCCTGGACTTCGGCACCGCGCTGTGCGAGAAGCGTGATCTCGTCGTGTGCGCGACAGCCGCGGTCGCCCATCTGACCGGCGGTGGTGGCAACCGGATCGGCGCGCTGATCTCCAACGGCCAGGACAGCGTCCGGATCCCGGCGCGCGGGGGGCTCGCGCACGCACGCGGCCTGGTGCGCCGGCTGGCCGAGACGCCGCGAGCGCCCGAAGGCGTGCGCGGGGACTTCGCCGGGGCGCTGGAGCAGCTGCGCCGTCCGCCGCGGCGGCGCGGGCTCGCCGTGGTGATCTCGGACTTCCTCGGGCCCGGCGACTGGGAGCGTCCGCTGCGGGCGCTCGGCGCGCGGCACGAGCTGATCGCGGTGGAGATCCTCGACCCGCGGGACGTGGATCTGCCCGAGGTGGGCACCGTGGTGCTGGCCGATCCGGAGACCGGCCGTCAGCGTGAGGTGCACGCGTCGGCGTTGCTGCGCAAGGAGTTCGGCGCGGCCGCGCAGGCACACCGGCAGCAGGTCGCGGCCGGGCTGCGCCGGGCAGGGGCGGCGCATCTGGTGCTGCGCACGGATTCCGACTGGATCGCCGACCTGGTGCGTTTCGCGGTGGCCCGCAAGCGGCGCTGGTCCGGGGGTGCCGCGTGA
- a CDS encoding response regulator transcription factor, translating into MRVLLVEDDTGVALALAETLQAHGHTVAAVGRGADALGRHREADLLLLDLGLPDLGGLDVLRKIRQVSPVPVIVLTARDDERSVVRALRLGADDYLAKPVRLAELLARMDAVIRRAGSRADAAGDRVVRIEDVEIDLGGRRVLVGDRDAGLTTKEFAVLAVLATRPGTAVSRQQLMDEVWGDAYLAVSRSLDVHMTQLRAKLDRPGLLTTIRGFGYRLGRG; encoded by the coding sequence GTGCGCGTGCTGCTGGTCGAGGACGACACCGGGGTCGCCCTGGCGCTCGCCGAGACACTGCAGGCGCACGGCCACACCGTCGCCGCCGTCGGCCGTGGCGCCGACGCGCTCGGGCGGCACCGCGAAGCCGACCTGCTGCTGCTCGACCTCGGGCTGCCCGACCTCGGCGGGCTCGACGTGCTGCGCAAGATCCGCCAGGTGTCGCCGGTGCCGGTCATCGTGCTCACTGCCCGCGACGACGAACGTTCGGTCGTGCGCGCGCTCCGTCTCGGCGCGGACGACTACCTCGCCAAACCCGTACGGCTGGCCGAACTGCTGGCACGGATGGACGCCGTGATACGTCGTGCGGGCAGCCGTGCCGACGCGGCCGGGGATCGGGTCGTGCGGATCGAGGACGTCGAGATCGACCTCGGCGGCCGCCGGGTGCTCGTCGGGGACCGGGACGCCGGCCTGACCACGAAAGAGTTCGCCGTGCTCGCGGTCCTCGCCACGCGGCCGGGCACCGCGGTCAGCCGCCAGCAGCTGATGGACGAGGTGTGGGGCGACGCCTACCTCGCCGTCTCTCGGTCCCTCGACGTGCACATGACCCAGCTGCGCGCGAAACTCGACCGGCCCGGGCTGCTGACGACGATCCGCGGCTTCGGGTACCGCCTGGGCCGGGGCTGA
- a CDS encoding Cmx/CmrA family chloramphenicol efflux MFS transporter: protein MPLAVFVLGLSIFALGTSEFMITGLLPGMAADLGVSIPDAGLLISAFAVGMVVGAPLLAVGTLRLPRRVTLLALLVVFGLAHVVGAVAGNYGLLFATRVVSALACAGFWAVAASTTVSLVPTARRGRALAVLVGGLTVANIAGVPAGTVLGQHAGWRSAFWAVAALTVVAAAGVLALVPRTTSTAPARVRAELRVFRNGRLWLALGVIALLQAMVFATFSYLAPLLVSVDGLSESGVPVVLALFGGGALVGIVAGGKLADAHPFATLYGSLALAVAALVTLAATDNAVVAVIAVLVLGAAGFAANPALNIRAYTIAGGTPTLVGASTTSAFNVGNTVGPWLGGTTIAAGLGFASVAWVSVVLGALAVAALTVSLHLHRRTEVPAQVPESQPV, encoded by the coding sequence GTGCCCCTCGCCGTCTTCGTGCTCGGGCTCAGCATTTTCGCGCTGGGCACCTCCGAGTTCATGATCACCGGGCTGTTGCCCGGCATGGCCGCCGATCTGGGCGTGAGCATCCCGGACGCCGGGTTGCTGATCTCCGCGTTCGCCGTCGGCATGGTGGTCGGCGCGCCACTGCTGGCCGTGGGCACCCTGCGCCTCCCCCGCCGGGTCACGCTGCTGGCCCTGCTGGTGGTGTTCGGGCTGGCACACGTGGTGGGCGCGGTGGCCGGAAACTACGGCCTGCTGTTCGCCACCCGCGTGGTGAGCGCGCTCGCCTGCGCCGGTTTCTGGGCGGTCGCCGCGTCCACGACGGTTTCGCTCGTGCCGACGGCTCGGCGCGGCCGCGCGCTCGCCGTCCTCGTCGGCGGGCTCACGGTGGCGAACATCGCCGGCGTTCCCGCCGGCACGGTCCTCGGCCAGCACGCGGGCTGGCGAAGCGCGTTCTGGGCGGTCGCCGCGCTGACCGTCGTGGCAGCAGCGGGCGTACTGGCTCTCGTCCCACGCACGACCAGCACCGCGCCGGCGCGGGTACGTGCCGAGCTCCGGGTCTTCCGCAACGGCCGGTTGTGGCTCGCGCTCGGCGTCATCGCACTGCTGCAGGCCATGGTCTTCGCGACGTTCAGCTACCTCGCGCCGCTGCTGGTGTCCGTCGACGGGCTTTCGGAGTCCGGAGTCCCGGTCGTGCTCGCGCTCTTCGGCGGCGGCGCGCTGGTGGGCATCGTCGCCGGCGGCAAACTGGCCGACGCACACCCCTTCGCCACCCTGTACGGCAGCCTGGCCCTCGCCGTGGCGGCACTGGTCACGCTCGCCGCCACTGACAACGCTGTGGTGGCGGTCATCGCGGTCCTCGTGCTGGGCGCCGCGGGCTTCGCCGCGAACCCGGCGTTGAACATCCGCGCGTACACGATCGCCGGTGGTACGCCGACGCTCGTCGGCGCCAGCACGACGTCCGCGTTCAACGTGGGCAACACCGTCGGCCCGTGGCTCGGCGGCACGACCATCGCCGCCGGGCTCGGCTTCGCCAGCGTCGCGTGGGTCAGCGTCGTCCTCGGTGCGCTCGCGGTCGCCGCGCTCACTGTGTCACTGCACCTGCACCGGCGAACCGAGGTTCCGGCGCAGGTGCCCGAATCACAGCCCGTGTGA
- the fabI gene encoding enoyl-ACP reductase FabI: MPGLLEGKRLLITGIITDASLAFHAARIAQEEGAELVLTGFGRMSLVERIAKRLPKPAPVLELDVTDPEHLGSLADRVREHVDGLDGVLHSIGFAPPSCLGAPFLDAPSDDVKVAVDVSAFSYKSLAVATLPLLSRGGSIVGMDFDARVAWPAYNWMGVAKAALESVNRYLAKELGPRGIRVNLVSAGPMKTMAAKSIPGFNELEDGWNDRAPLGWDSSDPTATAKSVCALLSDWLPATTGSMIMVDGGVHALGI; the protein is encoded by the coding sequence TTGCCCGGACTGCTCGAAGGCAAGCGGCTGCTGATCACCGGCATCATCACCGACGCCTCGCTCGCTTTCCACGCCGCCCGCATCGCCCAGGAGGAAGGCGCCGAGCTGGTGCTGACCGGCTTCGGCCGGATGTCGCTCGTGGAGCGCATCGCCAAGCGCCTGCCGAAGCCGGCGCCGGTGCTGGAGCTGGACGTGACCGACCCCGAGCACCTCGGCTCGCTGGCCGACCGGGTGCGTGAGCACGTCGACGGACTCGACGGCGTGCTGCACTCGATCGGGTTCGCGCCGCCGAGCTGCCTGGGCGCGCCGTTCCTGGACGCGCCGAGTGACGACGTGAAGGTCGCGGTGGACGTGTCGGCCTTCTCCTACAAGTCGCTCGCGGTGGCGACGCTGCCGCTGCTGTCGCGGGGCGGCTCGATCGTCGGGATGGACTTCGACGCGCGGGTGGCGTGGCCGGCCTACAACTGGATGGGTGTGGCGAAGGCGGCGCTCGAGTCGGTGAACCGGTACCTGGCCAAGGAACTGGGCCCGCGCGGCATCCGCGTGAACCTGGTGAGCGCGGGCCCGATGAAGACCATGGCGGCCAAGTCGATCCCGGGCTTCAACGAGCTGGAGGACGGCTGGAACGACCGCGCGCCGCTGGGCTGGGACAGCTCCGACCCGACGGCCACCGCGAAGTCCGTGTGCGCGCTGCTGTCCGACTGGCTGCCCGCCACCACCGGCTCGATGATCATGGTCGACGGCGGAGTGCACGCGCTGGGCATCTGA
- a CDS encoding MFS transporter: MTTRIQGAGTERRVVGNVLRGSVGNLVEWYDWYAYSAFTIYFAKSFFPGGDATAQFLNTAAVFAVGFLMRPLGGWLLGRFADRFGRRSALVLSVTMMACGSLLIAATPAYSAIGVAAPILLVLARLLQGLSVGGEYSTSATYLSEVATPGRRGFYSSFQYVTLVGGQLLALGLQLILQSVLTEKQMGEWGWRIAFVVGALAAVIVMLLRRSMDESESYRRVAEDAGRDAGERGTLRQLVKYPREIALVVGLTLGGTVAFYTYATYTQKFLENTAGIPRRTVTVILFVALLLFAILQPLAGRLSDRIGRRKLLLFFGIAGTVLTVPIMTTMAHTTQPLLAFLLLLGALVIVTGYTSINAIVKAELFPTRIRAIGVGLPYALTVAIFGGTAELIAQALKKAGHESLFFWYVAGCILVSVVVYATMRETSRSSALERTEN, from the coding sequence ATGACTACCCGGATCCAGGGTGCCGGCACCGAACGGCGTGTGGTCGGCAACGTGCTGCGCGGCTCGGTGGGCAACCTCGTCGAGTGGTACGACTGGTACGCCTACTCGGCATTCACCATCTACTTCGCCAAGTCGTTCTTCCCCGGCGGCGACGCCACGGCCCAGTTCCTCAACACCGCGGCGGTGTTCGCCGTGGGATTTCTCATGCGCCCGCTCGGCGGCTGGCTGCTCGGCCGTTTCGCCGACCGGTTCGGCCGCCGGTCGGCGCTCGTGCTGTCGGTCACGATGATGGCCTGCGGCTCACTGCTGATCGCGGCCACGCCGGCGTATTCGGCGATCGGCGTCGCAGCACCGATCCTGCTCGTGCTCGCCCGGCTGCTGCAGGGGCTGTCAGTCGGCGGCGAGTACTCCACCTCGGCGACGTATCTGTCCGAAGTGGCCACTCCGGGGCGCCGCGGGTTCTACTCGAGCTTCCAGTACGTGACGCTCGTCGGCGGGCAGCTGCTCGCGCTCGGACTGCAGCTGATCCTGCAGAGCGTGCTCACCGAGAAGCAGATGGGCGAGTGGGGCTGGCGAATCGCGTTCGTGGTCGGCGCGCTCGCCGCCGTGATCGTGATGCTGCTGCGGCGGAGCATGGACGAATCCGAGAGCTACCGGCGAGTCGCGGAGGACGCCGGGCGCGACGCCGGTGAACGGGGGACGCTGCGTCAGCTCGTGAAGTACCCGCGGGAGATCGCGCTCGTCGTCGGCCTGACGCTCGGCGGCACCGTCGCGTTCTACACCTACGCCACCTACACGCAGAAGTTCCTGGAGAACACCGCGGGCATCCCCCGGCGCACGGTCACCGTCATCCTGTTCGTCGCACTGCTGCTGTTCGCGATCCTGCAGCCGCTCGCCGGGCGGCTGTCGGACCGCATCGGCCGGCGCAAGCTCCTGCTGTTCTTCGGTATCGCGGGCACTGTGCTGACCGTGCCGATCATGACCACGATGGCGCACACCACGCAGCCGTTGCTCGCGTTCCTGTTGCTGCTGGGCGCGCTGGTGATCGTCACCGGGTACACGTCGATCAACGCGATCGTGAAGGCGGAACTGTTCCCGACCCGGATCCGCGCGATCGGTGTCGGGCTGCCCTACGCACTCACCGTCGCCATCTTCGGCGGTACCGCGGAGCTGATCGCCCAGGCGCTCAAGAAGGCGGGGCACGAGTCACTCTTCTTCTGGTATGTCGCGGGATGCATCCTGGTCTCCGTGGTCGTGTACGCGACAATGCGGGAAACGTCGCGTTCGTCCGCTCTCGAACGCACGGAGAACTGA
- a CDS encoding TAXI family TRAP transporter solute-binding subunit translates to MRPTRRAALLGGLGFALAGCENGYRGPDRAVTIAAGEAGGFYLAFADVLATELNRAEPRLRCVALATEASVENVGRVRDGTADLGLVLADVAQSALAGTAPFPEAVPLRALGRVYENYLQLVVRAADQHSELTALAGRPVSFGAAGSGAAQLAERVFATAGVPVRAVHLRLADALAALRDRRIDALVWSGGVPTPALADLNRTTPLALLPLASALPRLRQAHGPLYEQVQVPADAYRGVGALATIGVANLLVCSPGLPADVAAAVVRVLTRRAAELVPAQAVGTQFLDVRTLIGTRPVPLHPGAAGTYRSLHG, encoded by the coding sequence ATGAGGCCCACCCGGCGTGCCGCGCTGCTGGGCGGACTCGGCTTCGCCCTCGCAGGCTGCGAGAACGGCTACCGCGGTCCCGACCGGGCGGTGACCATCGCAGCAGGGGAAGCAGGCGGCTTCTATCTCGCCTTCGCGGACGTGCTCGCCACCGAGCTGAACCGCGCGGAACCCCGGCTGCGCTGTGTCGCGTTGGCCACCGAGGCCAGCGTCGAAAACGTCGGTCGCGTCCGCGACGGCACTGCGGACCTCGGACTCGTGCTCGCCGATGTCGCGCAGTCCGCGCTCGCCGGTACCGCGCCGTTTCCCGAAGCGGTTCCGCTGCGGGCACTGGGCCGCGTGTACGAGAACTATCTCCAGCTCGTCGTCCGCGCCGCCGACCAGCACAGCGAACTGACCGCGCTCGCCGGACGGCCGGTGTCCTTCGGCGCCGCCGGTTCCGGCGCCGCACAGCTGGCGGAACGGGTCTTCGCGACCGCCGGCGTACCGGTGCGGGCAGTGCACCTCCGGCTGGCCGACGCGCTCGCCGCGCTGCGCGATCGGCGGATCGACGCGCTCGTGTGGTCCGGCGGGGTGCCCACGCCGGCGCTGGCCGATCTCAACCGCACCACCCCGCTCGCGTTGCTCCCGCTCGCCTCGGCGCTGCCTCGCCTGCGGCAGGCACACGGCCCGCTGTACGAACAAGTCCAGGTGCCCGCCGACGCGTACCGCGGGGTCGGCGCGCTCGCCACGATCGGCGTCGCGAACCTCCTGGTCTGCTCCCCCGGGCTGCCCGCCGACGTCGCCGCCGCGGTGGTCCGCGTCCTCACCCGCCGCGCCGCCGAACTCGTGCCCGCGCAGGCGGTCGGCACGCAGTTCCTCGACGTGCGCACGCTCATCGGCACCCGGCCGGTCCCGCTGCACCCCGGGGCGGCCGGCACCTACCGCAGCCTGCACGGGTGA